Genomic window (Desulforapulum autotrophicum HRM2):
GCCCTCAACCAGGCATTCAGCTGTCTGGCCTGGATCCAGGAATGGCGTTTCAGGAAGCGCCACCATGAGGGTTTCGACCTTTAACAATTCACACTGCCCGGCAATGCACCCTCCTGCCCGCCGGAAAAGATCCCTGACCCCACCCGGCTCCTTTTGATCCGAAGAATCTCCCACGCCCAGAACCAGTATCCGTGCTGCACCGGCAACGCTTAATTCAGTTGAATGGAAGGGGTAAAGAAGAAGGGTTTCCCCCTCCTTGCCTGAGAAATCTCCCAGGTCAAAGGCTGCCCGTACCTGGGCATCCACCAGGTTGTGGCAGACGATCTTCCCTCGTTCCTTTGCCTGGTTTACGCAAAAAACCAGGAGATCCCCCTTAAGCCCTTCCATATTAAGATTCACCGCAAACTGTGCCGTTGTCATGATCTTTCCTCCCTTCCCCAATCCACCACCTAAAAAAAAGAAAAACCCCGTTGCGCTTGATGGTTCAAGCAGATAGAGTCTTTGTGCGAACAAAAAACTATCATCAACGGGGTGAAACAAGTTATGACACAAGGCGTGCTTCCATTCAAGTATGAAGAAGAAAAAACTCAGACCGGCATGACCGCATTGGCTGGCCTGCCCGTCTATCTCGACTTGGCCAAAGTAATCGGGTTGTCCAAATCCATCCAAAAACATCTGAAGGTAAGAAAGAACTCGCAAGGCTGGACTGATTCCCAGATGGTTTTATCTTTGGTGCTGCTCAATCTTGCCGGAGGAGACTGTGTTGATGATTTAAAGATACTGGAGGCGGATGAAGGGTTCTGCCAAATATTGCGGAAATCAGAAACGCATGGTTTGAGTCGTAAGGTTCGCCGAACTATAGAGAGTAGGTGGCGGAAGGAAAAAAAACGTTCTGTGCCGTCCCCGTCAGCTGTCTTCAGGTATTTGTCCAAATTTCATGATGCTGAACAGGAGGATGCCCGAAAGAAGTCAGATGTTAAAGCATTTATCCCCGCCGCTAATGACTTCCTGAAGGGGTTTGGAAAGATTAATAAAGATATGATCGCTGGCTTGAATACAGTAAGCGTCGAGACAACGGCCACCTTGGACATGGATGCCACCCTGGCTCAAACCATGAAAGAGACAGCTTCTTATTGTTATAAAGGGTTCAAGGCTTACCAACCTTTCAACACATGGTGGTTTGAGCAAGGAATTATTCTTCACACAGAATTCCGGGACGGTAACGTGCCCGCTGGTTATGAACAGTTAAGGGTTTTTAAGGAAGCCTTGGACTGTCTTCCGAGCAATGTGGAAAAGGTGAAGCTCCGTTCAGATACTGCTGCTTACCAGCACGATCTTTTACGGTACTGTGAAAAAGGTGAAAATAAACGATTTGGTAGAATCGAATTTGCCATCGGCTGTAATGTGACTAAGGCATTCAAAATAGCGGTAGCTCAAGTGCCAGATGCCCAATGGCAGCCGATCTATAAAAGGGAGAAAGGTTTACAGTTAAAAACCGGTAGCGAGTGGGCCGAAGTGTGCTTTGTTCCCAACGAACTGTGCTATAGCAAAGATGCTCCGGTATACAGGTATCTTGCCAAACGGCAGCGCCTGGTTGAACAACAACCTTTGCCCGGTATGAATGATGATAAACAGCTTAAGCTTCCCTTCCCGACAATGGAAATGGATGAAAGCCGATACAAGGTATTTGGTGTCGTTACCAATATCAAATATACACAGATGAACGGGGAGAATGTGATCCACTGGCTTCATGAACGATGCGGTAAGAGTGAAGAGGTTCATGCGGTGATGAAAGACGATCTGGCCGGTGGAAAAATGCCATCATCTGACTTTGGTACAAATGCTGCGTGGTGGTGGATCATGATAATTGCCTTAAACCTGAATGTGATGATGAAAAATCTGGCGTTGGCTCCTTCGATGAAGACGAAACGGATGAAGGCCATCAGGTTTTCACTTGTCAATATCCCGGGGAGAGTAGTTAAACGATCCCGTACTCTGTTTTTGCGTTTATCTAAAGGGCACCCATCTTACGATCTCTTGGTTGAGGCGCGCAGAAAAATTGCAATGCTTTTCGGTTCATGGGCACCATCTGGATAACTATATGACAAAGGTACACACTAAAAATCTAATTTTTCCGGTCCGCCAAGGGATATCTATACCCAAAATTTGCCCAGATCAGAGGGACGGCCACAAAAAGACCAAGCCCCCACCGGAATAAGCTCCAGCCGCGAAAAAAAATTCCCCGAATCGTTTTTGGAGGGGTATAAAAAAAATAGGCGGTGGATTTAGGCCTTTTTTATCTGTTGCCAAAAACCTTGAAATTTGATCTAATATATATCTTTTAAACACCGGTAACCAGGATAACCATTCATGACCACCAAGCTTCCTCCATCTGTTCCAGACCTGTCCGTACTCATCAAGATTGCCCGCACCCCCATGCCCTTTGGCCGCTACAAGGATATACCCCTGGTGGACCTTCCCGAGCCCTATGTGGTATGGTTTGCACAGCAGGGATTTCCCCAGGGCGAGCTTGGTAACATGCTCAGGATGGTCCATGAAATCAAGGTCAACGGGCTTGAGTACCTGTTCGAACCTTTAAAATAATCGTTTCCGGCCAATGACTGAAAACAAACAGCAGCAAACAATGCCTGACCCCAATTTACGACAACAAGCAACGCCTGACCCCATAAGGAGAAAACATGTTAATCATAGGCAGTTACAATGAACTGGTTGTTGAGCGGGAAGTGGATTTCGGGTTCTACCTGAATCCCAAGGAGGACGAAGTCCTGCTTCCGGCCAAGTACGCACCCGGAGGACTTGCACCCGGAGACACCATACGGGTGTTTGTATACACCGACTCCGAAGACCGGCCCGTTGCCACCACCCTCACCCCCCTGGCCGTTGTGGGGGATTTTGCAGGACTCACGGTCAAGGATGTACAGGAATTTGGTGCCTTTCTTGACTGGGGGCTTGAAAAGGATCTGCTCCTGCCCAAGTCAGAGATGCCGAAACCGGTAAAACCCGGCGACAAGGTGGTCGTAAGGGCCTGCCTTGACGCTGCCACTAACCGGGTATATGCCACGGCCAATCTATCCCGGTTCATCGATCACAACCTTGAAGGCCTTGCACCCGGAGATCCGGTCGATCTTCTGGTCTACCACACGAGCGATCTGGGAATTCAGGCGTTGATCAACAACCGCTACACAGGCATGCTCTTCCACAACGAAACATTTGAACACCTCGCTGTCGGCGATAAAACCATCGGGTACATCCACCACATCAAGGAGGATGGCAAAATTGACCTTCTTCTCAAACAACCCGGGTATGGATCAGTGACAGAGTCGTCGGCCAAAATACTTGAGGCGCTCGAACAGGAGAACGGGTTCATCCCCATCAACGATAAAAGCACACCCGACGCCATCAAGAAGCGGTTCGCCATGAGCAAGAAAGAGTTCAAGCGAACCATTGGCGGGCTTTACAAAAACAGAACCATCAATATCACAGACACGGGCATCAGCCTTGTGGGCCCTGAAGACAAACCCCTTGATCCCCCCCCGGAACCATCACCCTGGGAGTTGGCCACAAAAAAACGAAGTTAAAAAACCCATGGCACAGCTACCCCCGGGCCAACGTCGGCATCCGGCCCAGGGGGTATCCTTCATGTGAACGAAACGCTATTTTTTAGGATGACATTTGGCACAGCTTGCCGGGGCATCCTTGGTATTGTTCTCTTTGTTGTAAGCCTTATGGCAAGTGATGCAGTTTTCATGGAGGGCCTCGGCATGGTACTCAAGCTTTTCTGAATCTGAAAGCTTCTTATCCTTTGATTTCGGGGCTGTGCCAGGCTCGGCATGGCATTCGGCGCAGCCAACGGCATCGTCCCCAGCTTTCATGTCCGCCAGGGGTGAACCGTCGTCCCCGTGGTGACATTCACCGCAACCGATCTTGTAATCGGCCACATGCTTTTGATGGGTAAACTGGACAATCCCTTTTTTGTGTGCCGCATAGATGGCGTTTTCCATGGCAATGACATCGGGCATTCCAGATGTCGTTTGAGCAACCGCTGGTGCCTCGACTTCGGCAGCCGGTTCTTTTTCTTCTGCAGCCGGTTCCTCAACCTCGGCAACTGTTTCCTCAACTTCGGCAACCGGTTCCTTCACTTCAGCAACCGGTTCTTTTTCCTCAACAACCGGTGCCTCGACTTCAGCAGCTTCCTTGACTTCAGCAACTGCCTCCTGGGCGTTGTCATGAACTGCGGCATCTTGGGTCACTGCCTCTGTTCCATGGGGTTCAGAAGCCTGGGGCAGCTTGTGTTTGTCAGGAATCGAACAATAACTCAGCATAAGGATTAAAACAATATTAACGATCAACATCACACCCTGCCCATCAATTTTTTTACCCATTGGATACCTCCGTTGTGAAAGATGATAAATAATTTTTTCGCCACTGTTCAGATATGGCCCCCAATCAGAATAAAACTTCCCATATGTCTTGTTTTTTTAAAGCGTTTAACCTGATCATCAGCCTATCCAGCCGTATCGTTTCTGATCGAACGTTATACAAAAAGCGCCAGAGAATCAACCTGTTTTCCAGGATGGCATTAACTCACCTTGATCAATCTTAAAGAATCCAGCCTCAACCTTGCCTGATCAATGTGAATCACGAGTGTCGTTGCCTCATCTTTTGCCCTGCGAATCTCATCCTCCCGTATGGCCGGATTGATCCGTTTGAGTCGTTCAAGCCTCGCTGCCTCGCCGCCCACAACCTTTTCAACCGCGGCCTTTGCCCTGGAGATGACCCGGGCTGCCGCCTGTTCAGAAAACCTTCGCCCGGCGGCCAGAAGTTCTGGAAGCAGCTGTTCCTTGATTTCAGGAAATTGCCCGAGCCAGGACCGGGCAGGGGTTGAAAGAGATGCAGCAGTTAACGCCCAGGAACGATCCTGACTCAAATTCGTCAGATTGTGGTCCACCAGGGTCCGGATGGGGGTTCGGGCAAGGAATCGGTTCATGTGAAGGGCTCTGGGTGCAACACATTCAAGGGTGTAAACAGACTCCAGGAGAATCTCAAATTTGCCGGTCCCATTGACTTCAGCAATGGCTGCGTTTCCATGGTCACTGCCAAGGAACAGCTCCATGGCCCCGGTCACCATGGGATGATCCCAGGTCAGAAAAACAATATCATCCCGGGTCACGGCAACCGTTCTATCAAAGGTCACGATCATGCCGTCACCCTTGAAACCCGGGAACGGAACCCCTGCGGAATTAAAAACTTCCAGGCGAAAGGTTCGCGCCATGATGGGTTCCGGGGAGATGGCGTAGAATTTAAATATTTTTGCCATGAAAAGATCAATGGACTGGTCCTGGTCTGTTTCACAGATGGTCTTGACCAGTTGTTCAGCCTTTCGGGGCCTGAATGAATTGAGTTCAAGAAGCTTGTCCCTGCCGGATTTGAGCCGTTTCGAGGTCTCGGCGGCAAAGGTGCGGGTATCAGCAATGAGCTGGTCCAGGGCACCATAGGGGACCTGGCCTGCCTGATCACAAAGATCTGACAGGTCGGCAAGCCGGGCTGCAAACTGCCTGTGGATCTGGTGGATGCCACTGATGTTGTTTTCAAAGATCCCCGTCCCCTCCCGGTACCACCTTGCCAGGACTGCCTGACGGCTGTCATGGGCATAGGGAACATGGATCACGATGGGGTGATGCTGCCCGATGCGGTCCAGCCGTCCGATGCGCTGCTCCACAAGTTCGGGGTTATCCGGAAGATCAAACATCACAAGGTGATGGGCAAACTGGAAATTTCGTCCTTCACTGCCAATCTCCGAACAAATCATGAGTTCAGCACCCAGGGGTTCTGCAAACCATGCTGCGCTCCGGTCCCGCTGAACCAG
Coding sequences:
- a CDS encoding IS1380-like element ISDau2 family transposase, which codes for MTQGVLPFKYEEEKTQTGMTALAGLPVYLDLAKVIGLSKSIQKHLKVRKNSQGWTDSQMVLSLVLLNLAGGDCVDDLKILEADEGFCQILRKSETHGLSRKVRRTIESRWRKEKKRSVPSPSAVFRYLSKFHDAEQEDARKKSDVKAFIPAANDFLKGFGKINKDMIAGLNTVSVETTATLDMDATLAQTMKETASYCYKGFKAYQPFNTWWFEQGIILHTEFRDGNVPAGYEQLRVFKEALDCLPSNVEKVKLRSDTAAYQHDLLRYCEKGENKRFGRIEFAIGCNVTKAFKIAVAQVPDAQWQPIYKREKGLQLKTGSEWAEVCFVPNELCYSKDAPVYRYLAKRQRLVEQQPLPGMNDDKQLKLPFPTMEMDESRYKVFGVVTNIKYTQMNGENVIHWLHERCGKSEEVHAVMKDDLAGGKMPSSDFGTNAAWWWIMIIALNLNVMMKNLALAPSMKTKRMKAIRFSLVNIPGRVVKRSRTLFLRLSKGHPSYDLLVEARRKIAMLFGSWAPSG
- a CDS encoding DUF3820 family protein — its product is MTTKLPPSVPDLSVLIKIARTPMPFGRYKDIPLVDLPEPYVVWFAQQGFPQGELGNMLRMVHEIKVNGLEYLFEPLK
- a CDS encoding CvfB family protein, with product MLIIGSYNELVVEREVDFGFYLNPKEDEVLLPAKYAPGGLAPGDTIRVFVYTDSEDRPVATTLTPLAVVGDFAGLTVKDVQEFGAFLDWGLEKDLLLPKSEMPKPVKPGDKVVVRACLDAATNRVYATANLSRFIDHNLEGLAPGDPVDLLVYHTSDLGIQALINNRYTGMLFHNETFEHLAVGDKTIGYIHHIKEDGKIDLLLKQPGYGSVTESSAKILEALEQENGFIPINDKSTPDAIKKRFAMSKKEFKRTIGGLYKNRTINITDTGISLVGPEDKPLDPPPEPSPWELATKKRS
- a CDS encoding cytochrome c3 family protein, which produces MGKKIDGQGVMLIVNIVLILMLSYCSIPDKHKLPQASEPHGTEAVTQDAAVHDNAQEAVAEVKEAAEVEAPVVEEKEPVAEVKEPVAEVEETVAEVEEPAAEEKEPAAEVEAPAVAQTTSGMPDVIAMENAIYAAHKKGIVQFTHQKHVADYKIGCGECHHGDDGSPLADMKAGDDAVGCAECHAEPGTAPKSKDKKLSDSEKLEYHAEALHENCITCHKAYNKENNTKDAPASCAKCHPKK